One stretch of Chryseobacterium fluminis DNA includes these proteins:
- a CDS encoding DUF4252 domain-containing protein, which translates to MKILKNIFLSLFTLFLLQSCIISEKPNMAYFSDSGRDFKGARFVSINVPMFLAKPYIKRALKKDGNREEIINIVKKISKIKVLTVENGDRTMLKEFAGYLNNNNYEDWATIKHDGDNVNIRVKQKGDAIKNMLITVNSDKDLVFVDIKGNFTADDISKMINSATDK; encoded by the coding sequence ATGAAAATTCTAAAAAATATATTTCTTAGCCTATTCACCTTGTTTCTGTTACAGTCGTGTATCATTTCAGAAAAACCGAATATGGCTTATTTCTCAGATTCCGGAAGAGATTTTAAAGGAGCCAGGTTCGTCAGCATTAATGTCCCGATGTTTTTAGCAAAACCTTATATTAAAAGAGCCTTAAAAAAAGATGGTAACCGTGAAGAGATCATTAATATCGTTAAAAAAATTTCCAAAATTAAAGTTCTGACGGTAGAAAATGGTGACCGGACGATGTTAAAAGAATTTGCCGGTTATCTTAACAATAATAATTACGAAGACTGGGCTACCATAAAGCATGATGGTGATAATGTCAATATCCGGGTAAAACAAAAGGGAGATGCTATTAAAAATATGCTGATCACGGTAAACTCAGATAAAGACCTGGTTTTTGTCGATATCAAAGGAAACTTTACGGCAGATGATATTTCAAAAATGATAAATTCTGCTACAGACAAATAG
- a CDS encoding DUF4252 domain-containing protein, with protein MKKVIIIFALAFSHFFNAYGQDKLDQLFEKYQEVEGVTSIKIAKPMFGMLNNLDLGDAELDQIKPLLSKINGLKVLIAEKSADGKSVKGQKMSQINKDIASYLKTLNYSEIMTMNSNGAKIKFLSAEASKDGILDDLLLSIDSGGEENILVKLDGRLSMDDVNKIISSNETKINSAASTKNNIASGDNSSYLSGESRNVGEFSGIQVSTGVIVNFNQESPTNVKVIADADKLQYIVTKVENGVLNVYIDNKGQKKLKFKNISVNVSSPRMDRIKASSGAVFNSITDIREKNISVEVSSGSVVNGNFKSDNADVTVSSGAVINSDINSKDIIIKGSSGAVANLTGNASMGSIDVSSGAVCNAEGLKFTTLKAESTSGAVTSAHAAELLKATASSGEL; from the coding sequence ATGAAAAAAGTAATCATCATATTCGCTCTTGCTTTCTCCCATTTCTTTAATGCGTACGGGCAGGATAAACTCGACCAGCTTTTTGAAAAATATCAGGAAGTGGAAGGAGTAACCTCTATTAAAATCGCTAAACCCATGTTCGGAATGCTGAACAATCTTGACCTCGGGGATGCAGAATTAGACCAGATTAAACCTCTCTTATCAAAAATCAACGGTCTGAAAGTTTTAATAGCTGAAAAATCTGCAGACGGAAAATCCGTGAAAGGACAGAAAATGTCCCAGATCAATAAAGATATTGCCTCTTATCTTAAAACTTTGAATTACAGTGAAATAATGACCATGAACAGCAATGGCGCCAAAATAAAATTCCTGTCTGCAGAAGCCAGCAAAGACGGAATTCTGGACGATCTGCTGTTAAGCATTGACAGTGGTGGAGAGGAGAATATCCTGGTTAAGCTGGATGGAAGACTATCAATGGATGATGTGAATAAGATCATCAGTTCCAATGAGACCAAAATCAATTCTGCTGCCAGTACTAAAAATAATATAGCTTCAGGAGACAATTCCTCCTATTTAAGTGGTGAATCCAGAAATGTAGGAGAGTTCTCAGGAATTCAGGTGAGTACCGGGGTGATTGTTAACTTCAATCAGGAAAGTCCCACTAACGTCAAGGTTATTGCTGATGCAGACAAACTTCAATATATTGTCACAAAGGTTGAAAACGGAGTATTAAATGTTTATATCGATAACAAAGGTCAGAAAAAACTAAAGTTTAAAAACATCAGTGTAAATGTCTCATCTCCAAGGATGGACCGTATCAAGGCCTCTTCAGGTGCGGTTTTCAATTCAATCACGGATATACGTGAAAAAAACATCAGTGTTGAGGTTTCTTCTGGTTCTGTGGTAAACGGAAACTTTAAATCTGATAATGCAGACGTAACAGTAAGTTCCGGAGCGGTGATCAACTCTGATATTAATTCAAAAGATATTATCATTAAAGGTTCAAGTGGTGCAGTAGCCAATCTTACCGGAAATGCCAGTATGGGCTCAATCGATGTAAGCAGCGGTGCTGTCTGCAATGCCGAAGGTCTTAAGTTTACGACTTTAAAAGCGGAATCTACGTCAGGAGCTGTTACCTCCGCCCATGCGGCTGAGCTCCTGAAAGCAACAGCATCTTCAGGGGAGCTATAA
- a CDS encoding RNA polymerase sigma factor — MTQETFKSTVFILKDEMYRFAKRFVMSSDEAEDVVQEVMIRFWQKKDELGQFGNLKSYALKSVRNECLNRLKHHDVKLGFADLQLHRSELYSMEVNNLKEQIIGFINQLPEKQKMVIHLKDVEEYEVSEISEMLEMEENAVRVNLMRARQKVKEQISQLMDYEQKQISR, encoded by the coding sequence ATGACCCAAGAGACCTTTAAAAGTACGGTATTCATTCTCAAAGATGAGATGTATCGCTTTGCGAAAAGGTTTGTCATGAGCAGTGATGAAGCGGAAGATGTGGTTCAGGAGGTCATGATCAGGTTCTGGCAAAAAAAAGATGAGCTCGGGCAGTTTGGAAATTTAAAATCCTACGCTTTGAAATCCGTCCGGAATGAATGCCTCAACAGGCTGAAGCACCATGATGTAAAATTGGGATTCGCAGATTTACAGCTTCACCGGTCTGAGCTTTACAGTATGGAAGTGAACAATTTAAAAGAGCAGATCATCGGTTTTATTAACCAGCTTCCTGAAAAACAAAAAATGGTCATCCATTTGAAAGATGTAGAAGAGTACGAAGTTTCTGAAATTTCCGAAATGCTGGAAATGGAAGAAAATGCGGTAAGAGTAAATCTTATGCGGGCAAGACAAAAAGTAAAAGAACAAATCTCACAACTGATGGATTATGAACAAAAACAAATTTCAAGATAA
- a CDS encoding DUF6705 family protein, producing the protein MKTLHLKIITSFIFFNMLCFCKAQQIYPLNTNFNSISNYSYLKDLNNELSPYIGVYKGIFQGNEITLFVTKQEHKLIDYDNQKFYRDIISIKFQIKNSSGIVLQDTQNASSNENTIESLKTKSNNLILSYSGTNCGVGWGKIILKKINDTQLSWTYGSNSSIINDQNCPGTPNLTVYLPQTENMIFTKQ; encoded by the coding sequence ATGAAAACATTACATTTAAAGATAATTACATCCTTTATATTTTTCAATATGCTTTGTTTCTGTAAGGCACAGCAAATATATCCATTGAATACAAACTTTAATTCCATTTCAAACTATTCGTATTTAAAAGATTTAAATAATGAATTATCTCCTTATATTGGTGTCTATAAAGGCATCTTTCAAGGCAATGAAATTACTCTTTTCGTAACAAAGCAGGAACATAAATTGATTGATTATGATAATCAAAAATTTTATAGAGATATTATTTCAATTAAGTTCCAAATAAAAAATAGTTCAGGAATAGTTCTACAAGATACCCAAAATGCTTCTAGTAATGAAAACACTATAGAAAGTTTAAAAACTAAATCAAACAATCTAATATTGAGTTATAGTGGCACTAATTGTGGAGTTGGATGGGGTAAAATCATTTTAAAGAAAATAAACGACACCCAACTTTCTTGGACATACGGCTCAAACAGCTCTATAATTAATGATCAAAACTGTCCTGGAACACCTAACCTAACAGTGTATCTCCCACAAACTGAGAATATGATCTTCACAAAACAATAA
- a CDS encoding GlmU family protein, protein MQVVFSDAQYWEDFLPLTFTRPVAEMRCGIFTFSERWQKILENTEISYFTETYLQDKFREPEKKESLFLVTNFLPTEHVIQQIKNLKQGEALVYEDELVAARINMQDFSLHQIEKMTDIKEELIFFKKPKDLFTFNDKAIDFDFDLLTKGRVSQELSSTNGFLGDKKDLFIEEGASVEFSTINTKTGKIYIGKNAEVMEGCHLRGPVSLGEGSKFNLGAKIYGATTVGPQCKVGGEVNNIIIFGYSSKGHDGFIGNSVIGEWCNFGADSNSSNMKNNYGNVRLWSYRTQSFEDTGLQFAGLIMGDHSKTAINTQLNTGTVVGVASNIFKAGFPPNLVENFSWGGFKDDERFKLDKAYEVAERAMARRKVPLTEQDKAILKHIFDVYS, encoded by the coding sequence ATGCAGGTAGTATTTTCAGATGCACAATATTGGGAAGATTTTCTTCCGCTGACCTTCACACGACCTGTTGCCGAAATGCGATGCGGTATCTTTACTTTTTCTGAAAGATGGCAGAAAATTCTGGAAAATACGGAAATTTCTTATTTTACAGAAACTTATCTACAGGACAAATTCAGAGAACCTGAAAAAAAAGAAAGCCTGTTTTTGGTAACGAATTTTTTGCCGACTGAACATGTCATTCAGCAGATTAAAAATCTGAAACAGGGTGAAGCACTGGTTTATGAAGATGAACTGGTAGCGGCTAGAATTAACATGCAAGATTTCTCTTTACATCAGATCGAAAAAATGACTGATATTAAAGAAGAGCTTATTTTCTTTAAAAAGCCGAAAGACCTGTTTACTTTTAATGATAAAGCCATAGATTTCGATTTTGATTTACTGACAAAAGGAAGAGTTTCGCAGGAACTTTCTTCCACCAACGGTTTTTTAGGCGACAAAAAAGATCTTTTTATTGAAGAAGGAGCTTCTGTAGAGTTTTCCACCATCAATACAAAGACCGGAAAAATTTATATCGGAAAAAATGCCGAAGTTATGGAAGGGTGCCACCTTCGGGGGCCTGTTTCTCTGGGTGAAGGGTCTAAATTTAATTTAGGAGCCAAGATCTACGGGGCAACAACAGTGGGTCCTCAGTGTAAAGTGGGTGGTGAAGTTAATAATATCATCATCTTCGGCTACTCCAGCAAAGGGCACGACGGATTTATCGGGAATTCTGTGATCGGGGAATGGTGTAATTTCGGAGCAGATTCCAATTCTTCTAATATGAAAAATAACTATGGTAATGTAAGACTTTGGAGTTACCGGACCCAGTCTTTTGAAGATACAGGATTACAGTTTGCCGGCCTGATTATGGGAGATCACTCGAAAACGGCGATTAATACCCAGTTGAATACAGGAACGGTAGTAGGGGTGGCCTCCAATATTTTTAAAGCGGGCTTTCCTCCCAATCTGGTAGAAAACTTTTCATGGGGCGGATTTAAAGATGATGAACGGTTTAAACTGGACAAGGCTTACGAAGTTGCCGAAAGAGCAATGGCGAGACGGAAAGTTCCTTTAACAGAGCAGGATAAAGCAATTTTAAAACATATTTTTGATGTGTATTCGTAA
- a CDS encoding type B 50S ribosomal protein L31 produces MKNGIHPENYRLVVFKDMSNDEVFLCKSTAETKDTIEFEGQEYPLIKMEISSTSHPFYTGKVKLVDTAGRVDKFMNKYKKFAK; encoded by the coding sequence ATGAAAAACGGAATTCACCCAGAAAATTATAGACTTGTTGTTTTCAAAGATATGAGTAACGACGAGGTGTTTCTTTGCAAATCTACTGCAGAAACAAAAGACACTATCGAGTTCGAAGGACAGGAGTACCCATTAATCAAAATGGAGATCTCTTCAACTTCTCACCCTTTCTACACAGGTAAAGTAAAACTTGTAGATACTGCAGGTAGAGTTGATAAGTTCATGAACAAATACAAAAAATTCGCAAAATAA
- a CDS encoding nucleotide pyrophosphohydrolase: protein MEITNLQQQVDEWIKRIGVRYFNELTNMAMLTEEVGEVARIIARRYGEQSEKESDKSKDLGEELADVLFVTLCLANQTGVNLQEAFDRKMKIKTDRDRDRHQNNEKLK from the coding sequence ATGGAAATTACAAATCTGCAGCAGCAAGTTGATGAATGGATCAAAAGGATTGGGGTCCGTTATTTTAACGAACTGACCAATATGGCTATGCTGACCGAAGAAGTAGGTGAAGTAGCCAGAATTATTGCCAGGAGATATGGCGAACAAAGTGAAAAGGAAAGTGATAAAAGCAAAGACCTGGGGGAAGAACTGGCCGATGTTCTGTTTGTCACTTTATGTCTGGCCAACCAGACCGGTGTCAATCTTCAGGAGGCTTTCGATAGAAAAATGAAGATAAAAACGGATCGCGACAGAGACCGCCATCAGAACAATGAAAAATTAAAATAA